In one Microbacterium invictum genomic region, the following are encoded:
- a CDS encoding cation diffusion facilitator family transporter, giving the protein MGAGHNHGSTPGAAGQPGDHRKRLWIAFGLTGIIVVAQAIGSIVTGSLALLTDTAHAITDASGLLVALIAATLVLRPASAKRTWGFRRIEVIAAMGQATLLLLVGAYTAIEGIRRLFEPPEVPGTELLVFGIIGLTANIAAIVLLSSTREANFNMRAAFLEVLNDALGSLGVITAAIVIATTGFMQADAIAGLLIAALIVPRAFKLLRETTSVLMEFTPPGLDLDQVRAHILKLDHVKDVHDLHASIVATGLPTISAHVVVEDRCFSDGHAARVLEEVKECVANHFEVSVLHSTFQIETAHIQEEEATVTHA; this is encoded by the coding sequence ATGGGCGCTGGGCACAATCACGGTTCCACCCCGGGCGCCGCAGGCCAACCGGGGGACCACCGCAAGAGGCTTTGGATCGCTTTTGGCCTTACCGGGATAATTGTCGTCGCCCAAGCAATCGGATCAATTGTCACGGGCAGTCTCGCGCTACTCACCGACACCGCACATGCGATCACGGACGCTTCTGGCCTCCTGGTTGCCCTGATCGCTGCAACCCTCGTATTGCGGCCGGCCAGCGCGAAGCGCACGTGGGGTTTCCGTCGCATCGAGGTCATCGCCGCAATGGGGCAAGCGACCCTGCTCCTCCTCGTTGGCGCCTACACCGCGATCGAGGGAATTCGCCGCTTGTTCGAACCGCCCGAGGTGCCGGGAACCGAGCTCCTGGTGTTCGGCATCATCGGCCTCACAGCCAACATCGCCGCAATAGTCCTTCTGTCCTCAACTCGCGAAGCAAACTTCAACATGCGCGCCGCGTTCCTTGAAGTACTCAACGATGCACTGGGATCGCTTGGCGTCATTACGGCAGCGATTGTGATCGCAACCACAGGTTTCATGCAGGCTGACGCGATCGCCGGCTTGTTGATCGCCGCGCTCATCGTGCCGCGCGCCTTCAAGCTCCTACGCGAGACCACTAGCGTTCTAATGGAATTCACGCCTCCCGGCTTAGACCTCGACCAAGTTCGTGCCCACATTCTCAAGCTCGACCACGTCAAAGACGTCCATGATCTGCACGCTTCCATCGTCGCAACCGGGCTGCCCACCATCAGCGCTCACGTGGTCGTTGAAGATCGGTGCTTCTCAGACGGTCACGCTGCGAGAGTGCTGGAGGAGGTGAAGGAATGCGTCGCCAACCACTTCGAGGTCTCTGTTCTCCACTCCACCTTTCAGATAGAAACAGCTCATATCCAAGAGGAGGAGGCGACCGTGACCCACGCTTGA
- a CDS encoding Nramp family divalent metal transporter, producing MSTNRRAWLIGPAIVAGVAYLDPGNVASNMTAGARYGYLLVWVIVLANVMAWLIQYLSAKLGIVTGRSLPETMGDRIHNSWARRAYWFQAELVAMATDIAEVIGGAVALYLLFDIPLLWGGIITGGVSLTLLLVQSRGGARPFEFAVIVLTVIIAIGFTYGVFVGAPDPARVVGGLLPRFDSTGSVLLAASILGATIMPHAIYAHGALARDRFTPPAPKNLATAGAIPRGVMLDDVRGISTSRLLRATRWDVTLAMLIAGTVNLCILLLAAANLAGMPGTDTLEGAYSALYDDIGPVVATLFAIGLLASGLASTSVGAYAGAEIMRGLLRLRVPLLARRLVTLVPALVLLGFGVDPTLALVLSQVLLSFGIPFALVPLIVVTAKFEVLGPFRNHVATTVAGIAAAVFLIILNGVLVWLVLTGA from the coding sequence GTGTCCACGAACCGCAGGGCTTGGCTGATAGGTCCGGCGATTGTCGCTGGAGTGGCCTACCTTGACCCGGGCAACGTGGCGAGCAATATGACGGCGGGCGCTCGGTACGGCTACCTGCTCGTGTGGGTCATTGTGCTCGCCAATGTCATGGCTTGGCTTATTCAATACCTGTCGGCGAAACTCGGTATCGTCACAGGGCGGAGCCTCCCAGAAACCATGGGCGACCGTATTCACAACTCCTGGGCGCGTCGGGCGTACTGGTTCCAGGCCGAGCTCGTCGCAATGGCGACCGACATCGCCGAGGTCATAGGTGGAGCGGTTGCGCTGTACTTGCTATTTGACATCCCGCTTTTGTGGGGTGGGATCATTACCGGAGGCGTCTCGCTCACTTTGCTCCTCGTGCAGTCGCGCGGCGGGGCGAGGCCGTTCGAGTTTGCCGTGATCGTTCTTACGGTCATCATCGCGATCGGCTTTACCTACGGCGTGTTCGTCGGAGCGCCTGACCCGGCCCGGGTGGTCGGCGGACTACTTCCGCGTTTCGACAGCACTGGCTCCGTGCTCCTGGCTGCATCGATCCTCGGTGCGACAATCATGCCGCACGCAATCTATGCGCACGGCGCCCTCGCGCGTGATCGGTTCACGCCGCCTGCGCCAAAGAACCTGGCGACAGCGGGTGCCATACCGCGAGGCGTCATGCTCGATGACGTTCGCGGGATCTCGACATCCCGTCTACTGCGCGCGACGCGCTGGGACGTCACGCTCGCGATGCTGATCGCCGGCACCGTCAACCTCTGCATCCTTCTACTGGCTGCAGCCAATCTCGCTGGAATGCCCGGCACGGACACCCTCGAGGGTGCATACTCGGCTCTCTACGACGACATTGGTCCTGTCGTCGCGACCCTTTTCGCCATCGGACTACTCGCCAGCGGTCTGGCGAGTACGTCAGTCGGAGCGTATGCGGGTGCGGAGATCATGCGAGGCTTGCTGCGCCTCCGCGTACCGTTGCTCGCGCGTCGGCTGGTGACGCTTGTGCCCGCGCTTGTTCTTCTTGGGTTCGGCGTCGATCCTACTCTCGCGCTCGTGCTGAGCCAGGTGTTGCTTTCGTTCGGCATCCCGTTTGCGCTTGTGCCGTTGATCGTGGTTACGGCAAAGTTTGAGGTGCTCGGCCCCTTCCGCAACCATGTAGCGACGACGGTAGCGGGAATCGCCGCAGCCGTCTTTCTCATCATCCTTAACGGTGTCCTGGTATGGCTCGTGCTCACCGGGGCGTGA
- a CDS encoding ArsR/SmtB family transcription factor: MTMKVAVGSPLDEGATEVYAHLFDALGDPTRLAVLQHLASGEHRVRDLVEHIGLAQSTVSKHLSFLLDCRLITVRPEGRSSWYSLTEPNATAALINAAQSLLSATGTHAQLHTHLRDPHLAHKERTEIR; this comes from the coding sequence ATGACGATGAAGGTCGCGGTTGGATCCCCGCTGGATGAAGGTGCCACCGAAGTGTATGCCCACCTGTTCGACGCACTCGGGGACCCAACCCGATTGGCGGTCCTACAGCACCTCGCCTCCGGCGAGCATCGAGTACGAGATCTGGTTGAGCACATCGGTCTTGCACAGTCCACCGTGAGTAAACACCTGAGCTTCTTGCTCGACTGTCGCCTGATTACGGTCCGTCCGGAAGGTCGCTCCTCGTGGTATTCGCTGACCGAGCCAAACGCAACCGCCGCGCTCATCAACGCGGCTCAATCGCTCCTCAGCGCCACCGGAACCCACGCCCAACTGCACACACACCTGCGTGACCCCCACCTTGCCCACAAGGAGAGAACGGAGATCCGCTAA
- a CDS encoding IS3 family transposase (programmed frameshift), with translation MNRKYSPEMRERALRMLAETRPSHRTMMSAVRHVAGLLGMSPETLRLWQRRYEVDAGVKPGLTTDAAAEIKRLQKENAELRKANEILKAASVFFAKGARPPLTEMIRFIDEYRDRFGVELICQVLRPAVQGFLTSRGYRAAVGRAPSARQLKDELLVPEVARLHAENYRVYGRRKMHALMRRQGWEIGRDQTERLMRLAGVRGVRKSKRVFTTRPDKTTALPSDLVNRRFTAQAPRRLWVCDVTYVATWSGFAYVAFVTDVYSRRIVGWNVAATLRSEILPMQALDMAAWNVGGRLDGLIHHADHGSNYTAMIYTERIVELGAVPSTGTVGDSFDNAMAEAVNNLYKTELIRQGGPWRTVEQVELATLEWVWWWNNSRLHGELDMRTPVEVEKAYYADQELGQPAPAGQGSR, from the exons ATGAACAGGAAGTACTCGCCGGAGATGCGTGAGCGGGCGTTGCGGATGCTCGCGGAGACGCGGCCGTCGCACCGGACGATGATGAGCGCGGTCCGTCACGTGGCCGGTCTGCTCGGGATGAGCCCCGAGACGCTGCGCCTCTGGCAGCGTCGCTACGAGGTCGACGCCGGCGTGAAGCCCGGGCTCACGACCGATGCGGCGGCGGAGATCAAGCGGCTGCAGAAGGAGAACGCCGAGCTGCGGAAGGCGAATGAGATCCTCAAGGCTGCGAGCGTGTTTTTCGCGA AAGGAGCTCGACCGCCCCTGACCGAGATGATCCGGTTCATTGACGAGTACCGGGATCGTTTCGGGGTCGAGCTCATCTGCCAGGTCCTCCGACCGGCAGTTCAAGGGTTTCTCACCTCCCGCGGCTATCGCGCCGCCGTCGGTCGTGCGCCGTCAGCGCGGCAGTTGAAGGACGAGCTGCTCGTCCCGGAGGTCGCGAGGCTGCATGCGGAGAACTACCGCGTCTATGGGCGCCGGAAGATGCATGCGCTGATGCGTCGACAGGGGTGGGAGATCGGTCGTGACCAGACCGAGCGGCTCATGCGCCTCGCTGGGGTGCGCGGCGTCCGTAAGTCGAAGCGGGTGTTCACGACCCGCCCCGACAAGACGACCGCGCTGCCGAGCGATCTCGTGAACCGTCGCTTCACCGCGCAAGCGCCCCGTCGGCTCTGGGTCTGCGACGTCACCTACGTCGCGACCTGGAGTGGTTTCGCCTATGTCGCGTTCGTCACCGACGTGTACTCGAGGCGCATCGTCGGCTGGAACGTCGCGGCGACGTTGCGCTCGGAGATTCTGCCGATGCAGGCCCTCGACATGGCCGCTTGGAACGTCGGCGGCCGCCTCGACGGCCTCATCCATCACGCGGACCACGGGTCGAACTACACCGCGATGATCTACACGGAGCGGATCGTCGAGCTCGGCGCCGTGCCGTCGACGGGCACCGTTGGCGATTCGTTCGACAACGCGATGGCCGAGGCGGTGAACAACCTCTACAAGACCGAGCTGATCCGCCAGGGTGGGCCGTGGCGGACGGTCGAGCAGGTCGAGCTCGCGACGCTCGAGTGGGTGTGGTGGTGGAACAACTCCCGGCTCCACGGCGAGCTCGACATGCGCACTCCCGTCGAGGTCGAGAAGGCGTACTACGCTGACCAAGAATTAGGCCAGCCGGCACCTGCTGGACAAGGCTCCCGATAG